From Xenopus tropicalis strain Nigerian chromosome 3, UCB_Xtro_10.0, whole genome shotgun sequence, the proteins below share one genomic window:
- the resf1 gene encoding retroelement silencing factor 1 isoform X2, with protein sequence MGKMFLISSTEGELTKTDFQLRVFYVQDYREIQCRMDWARQNLNNCHVNPENQQYLVPATSSAGHSMPNQGACQTQTTLSHGPRGGDQVLSKERIIQNLLKASSSEEILKIQQAALAKAPFHQSRLLTKSQGSSVPYNSAYNVSASTPNYRGNPSSAHFKAANYRAQNIANSLQQAVQQAARLPQAVQQAARLPQAVQQAARLPQAVQQAARLPQAVQQAAHPPQAPRLPQAVHQPPRPPQTVQQAAHLPQAVRQAAHPPQAVQQTPRPSQSVQQAAHLPQTVQQAAHQPQAVRQAAHPPQAVPPQAYDNNRPNKSYSGNGPYMYAQPGAQQLAPNFEAYANAQNVRPVQALQQPNWQAVSQIAYDLKNSSLQHLRWNNPAHSNLATKNPSDCIPGQQMVFRQNIQNGPQAESSLTESPLESLQASLQVPPPYTNPASNVQSDQPYPNQSGNYQSSNYQTSVPNSAEQSTGVPQCQGGEPNAYMDPNGDLKEALADFFTAKLKLYQIAREAKRQHVQLRSAYAQGRADVHSKPADTDAVGSPMASSNAVAPPLVNSGPITQQMALQAASVPVGSNASLYVRRQDGNRVNMPTAPQTGNPMANSVPQGFNAPANNVPQQGVNALANSLSQGVGGLPINVPQANSVSQGVGGLPINVPQANSVSQGVNAMAINDPQQGFNALPNSVSQSFNAMSNNLPQSVNSLTNMPSSNHQVYQGRTGPANIYSVFNGDQMNSLHGHYVTSQAQSSDIKQDPNRSLRTSLTQQRAAVRENFVDHLGFNGTPNMLALLQKGRSSGSPQRTESNQPHVNVAGCSVAQESSLSRPESGNTLSPAYNTNATNIVGGSLEAIETCLSLWKTTLPNISSQETARPDQKLSPSKADSGATSNEVCSAPVVREGGAMEASVQKQDTLPANVVKGAEPQIAIVSPLVQEKLSRSMDQQPPKDYEQCPVVEEGHSLAVNAKEKVMSYFTSMENLSAINNNEFLDKIKAINDFKFVKPGIPDMETPETKNISLPTPCGLEDLSVPGQNSNPDAEPTIEILNEEATHDDSDGDLQIISVCSLAEGNTFYDSSIAHIFDGSSPSEGRFALAEVKEEPTEEEISSRSVLTESLADSEMEANPGTKAEVPSGRADCLQPLTNPADRIAAVSSDGTPFAEFQSGGSDQLSELLTEFPFGIKNYVRPGDKDAANVAAKSVTKAEPTAFQNVPQPMSLVAVTETVSVHHSLADSAVDGMSLPAGSTSSVTEAKSLDFCQGKTFEEIMSTTIRQLTVTGEVTTLFGEVETVTATINQVMTVEENASILVDQSKNVEETLSVPISQANAVAESVAVPVDQEMTEEMVPSPNGQSLITVYRVPPEQERTLAACSTAEEMPELLIQNKVDDETVPPTDADVSENTNMPVLECEVPPPLLIKTEPPEACEETDKSATKESEEPKPKDEKSESVLGIDSKQALDRTMFCCLFSWLNHSFGNAPMKCVCKVPDDQKVVPPMPDSSQGLSSTIPIIKENPSESYAKSKADLKMRLSTEVQQHKRENKSPEPESSDLKSRDGSPKNDLSPKSPNPEKKQSEQNPEKKQSKQNPEKKQSEQNPEKKQSKQNETKSLSSSKRADKLIVKTDFLKSRPSQKERDRSHRDSGSSRSVDSPSSSDCKTKYRTSKDLNAAHYGADKASPSGETRQDKSLKRPRSSLDGKQSSQMSSGPEKKRKDSSSGLKEQNDKQSTQKDRKVLTLQEYFQRKRAKDTPSKRPEHQPPRAVECPRTEKSQSLSEKHKAGLSGSRSSSSKNRSPAKFRSPSKGLKEKSGSHHRKSKTKSSTQREELSKQRDALKRHLKTRSLEKNNPGKTYQSIKEKIYLTPCAEAGAEPPSREGIRLTKLEVRPSPEPHKRRRLSAPIAQGSISHRLKKGVESPKMLEFKLCPDLLQGVSASQERPGESKTVKEKYTVEGIKSNKEAWYKDIPFKKRRLESAEYEGNPQPDSSTDKETARQPQDSKTTFDAYKKMYLEKRSKSLDSSLAN encoded by the exons GACTATCGAGAAATTCAATGCAGAATGGACTGGGCCAGACAAAACCTCAATAACTGCCACGTGAATCCAGAGAACCAACAGTATTTGGTACCGGCCACCTCGTCCGCAGGACATTCTATGCCAAATCAAGGCGCGTGCCAAACTCAGACCACGCTCAGCCACGGGCCGAGGGGTGGGGATCAGGTGTTGAGCAAAGAGCGGATTATTCAGAACTTGCTGAAAGCGTCGAGTTCGGAAGAAATCCTAAAAATCCAGCAGGCGGCTTTGGCGAAGGCCCCTTTCCATCAGTCGCGGCTACTGACAAAATCCCAAGGCTCTTCAGTGCCGTATAACTCGGCGTACAATGTTTCTGCTTCGACCCCGAACTACAGAGGAAATCCTAGTTCAGCGCACTTTAAAGCGGCCAACTACAGAGCCCAAAACATTGCCAATTCACTTCAGCAAGCAGTTCAGCAAGCAGCACGTCTGCCCCAAGCAGTTCAGCAAGCAGCACGTCTGCCCCAAGCAGTTCAGCAAGCAGCACGTCTGCCCCAAGCAGTTCAGCAAGCAGCACGTCTGCCCCAAGCAGTTCAGCAAGCAGCAC ATCCGCCCCAAGCACCACGTCTGCCCCAAGCAGTTCATCAACCACCACGTCCACCCCAAACAGTTCAGCAAGCAGCACATCTGCCCCAAGCAGTTCGGCAAGCAGCACATCCGCCCCAAGCAGTTCAGCAAACACCACGTCCGTCCCAATCAGTTCAGCAAGCAGCACATCTGCCCCAAACAGTTCAGCAAGCAGCACATCAGCCCCAAGCAGTTCGGCAAGCAGCACATCCGCCCCAGGCTGTACCACCCCAAGCTTATGATAACAATCGGCCAAATAAATCCTACAGTGGCAATGGGCCCTACATGTATGCTCAGCCGGGGGCCCAGCAGCTGGCACCAAACTTCGAGGCGTACGCTAATGCACAAAATGTTCGGCCCGTTCAGGCCCTCCAACAACCAAACTGGCAAGCTGTTTCCCAGATCGCGTACGACTTGAAAAATTCATCCCTGCAGCATCTCCGATGGAACAATCCGGCCCACTCCAACCTCGCAACCAAAAACCCAAGTGACTGTATTCCTGGGCAGCAAATGGTCTTCAGGCAAAATATCCAAAATGGCCCCCAAGCAGAAAGTAGTTTGACCGAAAGCCCTTTAGAAAGTCTCCAAGCAAGTTTGCAAGTTCCGCCACCTTATACTAATCCCGCGAGCAATGTGCAAAGTGACCAGCCGTACCCGAACCAAAGTGGCAACTACCAGTCATCAAATTACCAGACGTCTGTCCCCAATTCAGCTGAGCAGAGCACCGGCGTGCCGCAGTGCCAAGGCGGTGAGCCCAATGCCTACATGGACCCCAATGGGGATTTAAAAGAGGCTCTTGCGGATTTTTTCACGGCAAAGCTTAAATTATATCAAATTGCAAGAGAAGCTAAACGCCAACACGTGCAGTTACGTTCTGCTTATGCCCAGGGAAGGGCCGACGTCCACAGTAAACCTGCAGACACAGATGCAGTGGGATCTCCGATGGCTTCTAGCAATGCAGTGGCACCACCACTAGTCAACAGTGGTCCAATAACTCAGCAAATGGCACTGCAGGCAGCATCTGTTCCAGTTGGTAGTAACGCATCATTGTATGTCCGGAGGCAAGATGGAAATAGAGTTAACATGCCAACAGCCCCACAAACTGGTAATCCCATGGCTAATAGTGTTCCACAAGGCTTTAATGCCCCAGCTAACAATGTTCCTCAGCAAGGCGTCAATGCCTTGGCTAACAGCCTCTCACAAGGTGTCGGTGGCCTACCCATCAATGTTCCTCAGGCTAACAGTGTCTCACAAGGTGTCGGTGGCCTACCTATCAATGTTCCTCAGGCTAACAGTGTCTCACAAGGTGTCAACGCCATGGCTATCAATGATCCTCAGCAAGGCTTCAATGCCTTGCCTAACAGTGTCTCCCAAAGCTTTAATGCCATGTCTAACAATCTCCCACAAAGTGTTAATTCCTTGACCAACATGCCAAGTTCCAACCACCAAGTTTATCAAGGGAGAACCGGGCCTGCAAACATCTACTCAGTATTTAATGGAGATCAGATGAATTCTTTGCACGGTCATTATGTGACCAGCCAGGCCCAAAGTTCTGACATTAAGCAGGACCCAAACAGGTCCTTGAGAACCTCACTGACTCAACAAAGAGCTGCTGTCAGGGAAAATTTTGTTGATCATCTTGGTTTTAATGGCACCCCCAATATGCTAGCATTGTTACAGAAAGGACGTTCCTCAGGATCTCCGCAGCGTACCGAGTCCAACCAGCCCCATGTAAACGTGGCAGGGTGTTCAGTAGCTCAGGAAAGCTCCCTTTCTAGACCTGAATCTGGCAATACGTTATCCCCTGCCTATAATACAAATGCCACCAATATTGTAGGTGGATCACTAGAAGCCATAGAAACGTGCTTATCGCTGTGGAAAACCACATTACCGAACATATCTTCACAAGAAACGGCGAGGCCAGATCAGAAGTTATCTCCTTCAAAAGCCGACAGTGGTGCTACCTCTAATGAAGTTTGCTCTGCTCCTGTTGTAAGGGAAGGTGGAGCTATGGAGGCTTCAGTCCAGAAGCAAGACACCTTGCCTGCTAACGTGGTAAAAGGGGCCGAACCTCAGATCGCCATTGTTTCTCCATTAGTTCAGGAGAAGTTGAGCAGATCTATGGATCAGCAGCCCCCCAAAGACTATGAACAGTGTCCTGTAGTCGAGGAGGGTCACAGCTTAGCAGTCAACGCCAAGGAAAAGGTCATGTCTTATTTTACGAGTATGGAAAACCTTTCCGCGATCAACAACAACGAATTTCTAGACAAAATTAAAGCCATAAATGACTTTAAGTTTGTAAAGCCTGGAATTCCGGATATGGAGACCCCAGAGACTAAGAACATATCCCTTCCAACACCCTGTGGTTTGGAGGACTTGTCCGTCCCAGGGCAGAATAGCAATCCTGATGCTGAACCTACAATAGAGATCCTTAATGAAGAGGCCACCCATGACGATAGCGATGGGGACTTGCAAATAATAAGTGTCTGCTCTCTTGCCGAGGGAAACACGTTCTATGATTCGTCGATTGCCCACATTTTTGATGGTTCTTCGCCGTCAGAAGGAAGGTTTGCGTTGGCAGAAGTTAAGGAAGAGCCGACTGAGGAGGAGATTAGTTCTAGATCCGTCTTGACTGAATCGTTGGCAGACTCGGAAATGGAAGCAAATCCAGGAACCAAAGCCGAGGTCCCGTCGGGAAGAGCTGATTGTTTGCAGCCATTGACCAACCCAGCTGACCGTATTGCTGCTGTCTCGTCAGATGGAACCCCATTTGCAGAATTCCAGTCTGGTGGTTCTGACCAGTTGTCCGAGTTATTAACTGAATTCCCTTTTGGCATTAAAAATTATGTTAGGCCTGGGGATAAGGATGCTGCTAACGTTGCTGCCAAGAGTGTAACCAAAGCAGAGCCGACTGCTTTCCAGAATGTTCCTCAGCCTATGAGCCTAGTGGCTGTAACAGAGACTGTATCTGTGCACCACAGTCTGGCAGACAGTGCAGTTGACGGCATGTCCTTGCCGGCTGGTTCAACAAGCTCTGTAACCGAGGCAAAGTCCTTGGACTTCTGTCAAGGGAAGACTTTTGAAGAAATAATGTCCACTACTATCAGACAATTGACTGTAACTGGGGAGGTGACTACACTCTTCGGCGAAGTGGAGACTGTGACTGCTACCATTAACCAAGTAATGACTGTAGAGGAGAATGCGTCCATCCTGGTCGACCAGAGTAAAAACGTAGAGGAGACTTTATCCGTTCCCATCAGCCAGGCAAACGCTGTAGCAGAAAGTGTGGCTGTTCCTGTCGACCAAGAAATGACTGAGGAGATGGTGCCTTCTCCTAATGGTCAGTCACTGATTACAGTCTATAGGGTGCCTCCCGAGCAAGAACGTACTTTAGCGGCGTGCTCAACTGCCGAAGAAATGCCTGAACTTTTAATTCAAAATAAAGTAGATGATGAGACGGTGCCTCCTACGGATGCAGATGTTTCTGAAAACACAAATATGCCTGTCCTAGAGTGTGAAGTTCCTCCACCGCTCCTTATAAAGACAGAACCACCAGAGGCTTGTGAAGAAACCGATAAAAGCGCGACTAAAGAATCCGAGGAACCCAAGCCAAAAGATGAAAAATCCGAGAGCGTCCTAGGAATAGATTCCAAACAAGCACTGGATCGGACCATGTTTTGCTGCTTGTTTAGTTGGCTCAATCATTCTTTTGGAAATGCTCCAATGAAATGTGTTTGTAAGGTACCCGATGACCAAAAAGTTGTGCCGCCAATGCCGGATTCCAGCCAAGGCCTTAGTTCTACCATTCCTATTATCAAAGAGAATCCTTCAGAGAGCTACGCTAAATCCAAAGCCGACTTGAAAATGAGACTGTCGACGGAGGTCCAACAACACAAGCGGGAAAACAAGTCCCCGGAACCTGAATCTTCTGACTTGAAAAGTAGGGATGGGAGCCCCAAAAACGACCTTTCTCCAAAGTCTCCGAACCCGGAGAAGAAACAGAGcgagcagaacccggagaagaaaCAGAGCAAGCAGAACCCAGAGAAGAAACAGAGcgagcagaacccggagaagaaaCAGAGCAAGCAGAACGAAACAAAATCGCTGAGTTCCTCCAAAAGAGCAGATAAACTCATAGTTAAAACTGACTTTTTGAAAAGCCGTCCATCCCAAAAAGAGAGAGACCGAAGCCACAGAGATTCCGGAAGCTCACGGTCAGTCGATAGTCCATCGAGCTCCGACTGTAAGACAAAGTATAGAACCTCAAAAGATCTTAATGCCGCCCATTATGGTGCAGATAAAGCATCTCCATCTGGCGAGACTCGTCAAGACAAGTCTCTAAAAAGGCCTAGGTCGTCTCTTGATGGAAAACAGTCTAGCCAGATGTCTTCTGGACCTGAGAAGAAGAGAAAGGATTCCTCCTCCGGTCTTAAAGAACAAAATGATAAACAAAGCACCCAGAAAGATAGAAAAGTTCTTACCTTACAAGAATATTTCCAAAGAAAAAGGGCAAAAGACACTCCCAGCAAACGCCCAGAGCATCAACCCCCACGAGCAGTCGAATGTCCCAGAACGGAGAAGAGCCAGTCTCTTTCAGAGAAGCACAAGGCAGGGTTAAGCGGCAGTCGTAGCAGTAGTTCGAAGAACCGGTCTCCGGCAAAGTTCAGGAGTCCATCTAAAGGTCTCAAAGAGAAGTCTGGGAGTCATCACCGGAAAAGCAAAACCAAATCCAGCACCCAACGTGAGGAACTCTCCAAACAAAGAGACGCTCTAAAGAGACATCTTAAAACTCGAAGTTTGGAAAAAAATAACCCTGGGAAGACCTATCAGTCGATCAAAGAAAAAATATACTTGACCCCGTGTGCCGAGGCCGGGGCGGAACCTCCGTCCCGGGAAGGAATCCGCTTGACCAAGTTAGAGGTCCGACCTTCGCCGGAACCGCATAAAAGGAGACGGTTGTCGGCACCGATTGCCCAGGGAAGCATTTCGCATCGCTTGAAGAAGGGCGTCGAAAGTCCAAAAATGCTGGAGTTCAAACTGTGTCCCGACCTTCTTCAGGGGGTTTCAGCCTCGCAGGAACGACCGGGAGAGTCCAAGACTGTGAAAGAAAAATACACAGTGGAAG GTATCAAAAGCAATAAGGAGGCGTGGTATAAAGATATTCCATTCAAGAAGCGCAGGTTGGAGAGTGCGGAGTACGAAG GTAACCCCCAGCCAGACTCCTCCACCGATAAAGAAACCGCCCGACAGCCTCAAGATTCTAAGACTACCTTCGATGCCTATAAGAAGATGTATCTGGAGAAGCGAAGCAAGAGCCTTGACAGCAGCCTGGCCAACTGA